The Anabaena sp. WA102 genome contains a region encoding:
- a CDS encoding IS1634 family transposase, with product MFSTKDLELKKIDHLGIVAGIVDSIGIVEIINNLVGSEPGEKVSAGQVVKAMILNGLSMMSQPLYMFPKFFELIACEHLIGVGVKAEYLNDDKLGRVLDKLFIKGLDTVFLAVSLNAVEIYQISLSSSHLDSTSFHVHGEYENSLPSVIFEDSKESGSLEKENEESQSPQAIKLTYGYSRDHRPDLKQFITQLVCSGDGDIPIYIKAVSGNEVDSKKFGEIAVEYQKRIQVDSLIVADSALYTESNIKLMSSLKWLTRVPLTIKSAKNLVMSLAESEFVKSEKAGYSYAEKKITYGDIEQRWLIVQSQDRKKSDLKKLSKRIEKALTNTQSKLKNLSQEKFACAADARKELTKISKEFKYHQVENIEVIEKSPKIKEENQSKYYQILATVVENKDTIEQEMSSAGRFIIATNVLSEKELSKDKMLSEYKAQQSCERGFSFLKNPLFLADSIFLKSPERIEALAMIMGLCLLVYTLAQREIRAALKSLNYTVKNQLGKAINNPTMRWIFQCFQSVHLVTFQGKREFYNLTSEMKYILLFLPEACRNYYRYIS from the coding sequence ATGTTTAGTACAAAAGACCTGGAATTGAAGAAGATAGACCATTTAGGGATAGTAGCAGGAATAGTAGATTCAATAGGGATTGTAGAAATAATTAATAATTTAGTAGGTTCAGAGCCAGGAGAAAAAGTCAGTGCAGGTCAGGTGGTAAAGGCGATGATTTTGAACGGCTTAAGTATGATGTCACAGCCGTTATATATGTTTCCAAAATTCTTTGAATTAATTGCTTGTGAACATTTAATTGGTGTAGGAGTAAAAGCAGAATATCTCAATGATGACAAGCTGGGGAGAGTATTAGATAAATTATTTATAAAAGGACTAGATACAGTATTTTTAGCCGTCAGTTTAAATGCAGTAGAAATATATCAGATATCACTCTCATCATCACACTTGGATTCAACATCATTTCATGTACATGGAGAATATGAAAATAGTTTACCATCAGTAATATTTGAAGATTCAAAAGAATCAGGTTCATTAGAAAAAGAAAATGAAGAGAGTCAATCACCTCAAGCGATAAAGCTGACTTACGGTTATTCTAGAGATCATCGTCCAGATTTAAAACAATTTATTACACAATTAGTATGTTCAGGAGATGGAGATATACCAATATATATAAAAGCAGTATCAGGGAATGAAGTTGATTCTAAAAAATTTGGAGAAATCGCAGTTGAATATCAGAAAAGAATACAAGTTGATAGTTTGATAGTAGCAGATAGCGCATTATATACAGAATCAAATATCAAGTTAATGTCGAGTCTCAAATGGTTAACCAGAGTACCCTTAACGATAAAATCAGCAAAAAACTTAGTGATGAGTTTAGCAGAATCGGAATTTGTTAAAAGTGAAAAAGCAGGATATTCTTATGCCGAGAAGAAAATAACTTATGGAGATATAGAGCAAAGATGGTTAATCGTACAAAGTCAAGATAGAAAAAAATCTGACTTAAAGAAATTATCAAAGAGAATAGAAAAAGCTTTGACTAATACTCAAAGTAAGTTAAAAAACCTATCGCAAGAAAAATTTGCTTGTGCGGCTGATGCTAGAAAGGAATTAACAAAAATAAGTAAAGAATTTAAATATCATCAAGTAGAAAATATTGAAGTTATCGAAAAAAGTCCTAAAATCAAAGAAGAAAATCAATCAAAATACTATCAAATCTTAGCAACAGTTGTTGAAAATAAAGATACTATTGAGCAAGAAATGTCAAGTGCAGGAAGGTTTATAATTGCCACCAATGTTTTATCAGAAAAGGAACTGAGTAAAGATAAAATGCTGTCTGAATATAAAGCGCAGCAATCCTGTGAAAGGGGATTTAGTTTTCTCAAAAATCCTTTATTTTTAGCAGATAGTATTTTTCTAAAAAGCCCAGAAAGAATAGAAGCATTGGCAATGATAATGGGGTTATGTTTGCTAGTTTATACTCTAGCACAAAGAGAAATTAGAGCAGCTTTAAAATCTTTAAACTATACTGTAAAAAATCAATTAGGAAAGGCCATAAACAATCCAACTATGCGGTGGATATTTCAATGTTTTCAATCAGTTCATCTTGTGACTTTTCAAGGAAAAAGAGAATTTTATAATTTGACATCAGAAATGAAGTACATTCTCCTATTCCTCCCAGAAGCTTGCCGTAATTACTACAGATATATAAGTTGA
- a CDS encoding DUF4089 domain-containing protein — MENNNFWIQEYVHQMSLLLDLPINEESKDGVIADFEKIKDIAEIVNYNEALILRVAAILGTSNLKNIPPPSRKTFRPDKCTNFLGQFICWKSLRKTWYNSIGFC; from the coding sequence ATGGAAAATAATAATTTTTGGATTCAAGAATATGTTCATCAAATGTCTTTATTATTGGATTTACCAATAAATGAAGAATCTAAAGATGGAGTAATTGCCGATTTTGAGAAAATCAAAGATATCGCTGAAATCGTCAATTATAATGAAGCTTTAATTTTACGGGTTGCAGCAATTTTAGGGACTTCCAATTTAAAAAACATCCCACCTCCAAGTCGTAAAACCTTCCGCCCCGACAAATGTACAAATTTCTTGGGACAATTTATCTGTTGGAAGTCCCTTAGAAAAACATGGTATAATTCAATAGGTTTCTGTTAG
- the moaA gene encoding GTP 3',8-cyclase MoaA, giving the protein MTKVDYLRISLIDRCNFRCQYCMPSGAELDYIVKEQLLTDEELLTLIQEVFIPVGFTRFRLTGGEPLLRPHLVDLVEKIAHLPQTEDLAMTTNGFLLAPIAQSLYDAGLTRINISLDSLDPHIFEEISGNHGRGRWQQVWQGIQTAYNVGFDPLKLNVVVIPGVNDHEILDLAALTIDKQWHVRFIEFMPIGNEDLFGDRGWVSSADLRQSIRERWGLTESQIRGNGPADVFQIPGAKGTIGFISQMSECFCDRCNRMRLSADGWLRPCLLNETGQIDLKTALRAGISTTDLQSQVRQILNIKSEINFKQRDSGTVGTYTRTMSQIGG; this is encoded by the coding sequence ATAACCAAGGTGGACTATCTCCGCATCAGTTTAATTGATCGCTGTAATTTTCGTTGTCAATACTGTATGCCATCAGGTGCAGAACTTGATTATATTGTCAAGGAACAATTGTTAACTGATGAAGAACTGCTTACCCTCATTCAAGAAGTATTTATCCCTGTCGGTTTTACCCGCTTTCGCTTAACTGGTGGTGAACCTTTACTCCGTCCCCACTTAGTTGATTTAGTTGAAAAAATTGCTCATCTTCCCCAAACCGAAGATTTAGCAATGACTACAAATGGGTTTTTACTCGCTCCTATTGCTCAAAGCCTCTATGATGCAGGTTTAACAAGAATTAATATTAGTTTAGACTCTTTAGATCCACATATATTTGAAGAAATTAGCGGTAATCATGGGCGTGGACGTTGGCAACAAGTATGGCAAGGTATCCAAACTGCGTATAATGTAGGATTTGACCCATTGAAATTAAATGTGGTAGTAATTCCTGGTGTTAATGACCATGAAATTTTAGATCTAGCTGCTTTAACTATTGATAAACAATGGCACGTCCGATTTATTGAGTTTATGCCTATTGGGAATGAAGACTTGTTTGGCGATCGCGGTTGGGTATCTTCAGCCGATTTGCGTCAATCAATCCGTGAGCGTTGGGGATTGACAGAATCCCAAATTCGTGGTAACGGACCGGCTGATGTATTTCAAATTCCTGGGGCTAAAGGTACAATAGGATTTATTAGCCAAATGTCAGAATGTTTTTGCGATCGCTGTAATCGGATGCGTTTAAGTGCCGATGGTTGGCTACGTCCCTGCTTATTAAACGAAACAGGTCAAATTGACTTAAAAACTGCTTTACGTGCTGGCATTAGCACCACCGACTTACAATCACAAGTCAGACAAATTTTAAATATCAAATCAGAAATCAACTTTAAGCAACGCGACTCTGGTACTGTCGGCACATACACCCGTACCATGTCGCAAATTGGCGGTTAG
- the rpsD gene encoding 30S ribosomal protein S4, which translates to MSRYRGPRLRIVRRLGELPGLTRKSARRAYPPGQHGQNRKKRSEYAIRLEEKQKLRMNYGLTEKQMLRYVRKARRVAGSTGQVLLQLLEMRLDNTVFRMGMAPTIPAARQLVNHGHVTVNGKPVNIASYQCRPGEEVAVRNREASKKLVEANLQYPGLANLPSHLEFDKTKLSGKVNSVIEREWVALQVNELLVVEYYSRQA; encoded by the coding sequence ATGTCCCGATATAGAGGACCCCGCCTCAGAATTGTCCGTCGTTTAGGCGAATTACCAGGCTTAACTCGCAAGAGTGCTAGACGTGCTTATCCCCCTGGACAACATGGTCAAAACCGTAAAAAGCGCTCTGAGTATGCTATCCGTTTAGAGGAAAAGCAAAAACTCCGCATGAACTACGGTTTAACTGAAAAACAAATGCTGCGTTATGTCCGTAAAGCTAGACGAGTAGCTGGTTCTACAGGACAGGTGTTGCTGCAATTGTTAGAAATGCGCCTGGACAATACGGTTTTCCGCATGGGTATGGCTCCGACAATCCCTGCCGCCCGTCAATTGGTAAATCACGGTCATGTAACTGTTAATGGCAAACCAGTAAATATTGCCAGCTATCAATGCCGTCCTGGTGAAGAAGTCGCTGTGAGAAACAGAGAAGCTTCTAAGAAGTTGGTGGAAGCTAACTTGCAATATCCCGGTTTAGCTAACTTGCCTAGTCATCTAGAGTTTGATAAAACCAAGTTATCTGGTAAGGTCAATAGTGTAATTGAACGGGAATGGGTAGCACTACAAGTTAATGAACTACTCGTGGTGGAATACTACTCACGTCAAGCGTAA
- a CDS encoding group II intron reverse transcriptase/maturase has product MIRHRENSSESWKTLPWKQFRRNLFRLQKRVYKAVQVGDKRKAKSLQKLILKSTAARLLAIRQVTQLNAGKKTAGIDGKTALSFEQRFELSEKLRTEGNDWKHQGLREIPIPKKDGKTRILKVPTIADRAYQCLVKYALEPAHEATFHARSYGFRTGRSAHDAQRYLYNNLNSKANGIDKRVIELDIEKCFDRINHTAIMDRLIAPYSIRQGIFRCLKAGVNPEFSEQGTPQGGVVSPLLANIALNGIESIHRYHRISSYRITDKTSNGDIVEPTIRYADDMVIILRPQDDATEILDKISQFLAERGMKVSEKKTKLTAATDGFDFLGWHFKVQKNGKFRCTPSVDNFKAFRKKVKFIVNNSNYGATTKAEKLAPVVRGWRNYHRFCKMDGSKFSLWHINHRAFKVFNKETKQNRHNSQELIKKAFPTVPYSENKHINVKGEKSPYDGDLTYWSERNSKLYDNNTSKALKRQSHKCGHCGLKMLSDEKVHLHHIDGNHQNWKTKNLLAIHESCHDYIHMSKSES; this is encoded by the coding sequence ATGATTAGACACAGAGAAAACTCTAGTGAATCCTGGAAAACGTTACCTTGGAAGCAATTCCGTCGTAACTTATTCCGCCTACAAAAACGCGTGTACAAAGCTGTTCAAGTTGGCGACAAGCGCAAAGCTAAGTCCCTACAAAAGCTGATTCTGAAATCAACCGCAGCGAGATTACTGGCTATCCGTCAAGTAACACAGCTAAATGCTGGGAAAAAGACAGCGGGAATAGACGGCAAAACCGCGCTCTCATTCGAGCAAAGGTTTGAACTAAGTGAAAAACTTAGAACCGAAGGTAACGACTGGAAACACCAGGGATTACGTGAAATACCCATCCCCAAAAAGGACGGAAAAACCCGGATTCTCAAAGTCCCCACTATTGCAGATAGGGCATATCAATGCCTTGTCAAATACGCACTAGAACCAGCACATGAGGCAACCTTCCACGCTAGGAGCTACGGTTTTAGGACGGGACGCTCGGCACATGATGCCCAGAGATACCTGTACAACAACTTAAACTCTAAAGCTAATGGAATAGATAAACGAGTTATAGAACTCGATATTGAAAAATGCTTTGACCGGATAAACCACACCGCCATAATGGATAGACTCATCGCTCCTTATAGTATAAGACAGGGAATATTCCGATGTCTCAAAGCCGGAGTCAATCCAGAGTTTTCTGAACAAGGAACACCCCAAGGAGGAGTGGTAAGTCCACTGTTAGCTAACATCGCCTTAAATGGGATTGAAAGTATTCATAGATATCACCGTATATCTAGCTACAGAATTACAGACAAGACCTCAAATGGAGATATTGTCGAGCCAACAATCCGTTACGCGGATGACATGGTGATAATACTCCGACCTCAAGACGATGCCACAGAAATACTTGACAAAATCAGTCAGTTCCTAGCAGAGCGGGGAATGAAAGTCAGTGAGAAAAAGACAAAGCTAACCGCCGCGACAGATGGATTTGATTTCCTGGGCTGGCATTTTAAAGTCCAGAAAAACGGAAAGTTTAGATGTACTCCCTCAGTGGACAACTTCAAAGCTTTCCGCAAGAAAGTAAAATTCATCGTCAACAACTCGAATTATGGTGCTACCACAAAGGCTGAGAAATTAGCCCCTGTAGTCAGAGGTTGGAGGAATTACCACCGCTTCTGCAAGATGGATGGGTCGAAGTTTTCCTTATGGCACATCAATCACAGAGCATTCAAGGTATTTAACAAGGAAACTAAGCAGAATCGCCATAATAGCCAAGAGCTAATAAAGAAAGCATTCCCAACAGTTCCTTACTCCGAAAACAAACACATCAATGTCAAAGGTGAGAAATCACCCTACGATGGAGATTTAACCTACTGGAGCGAACGCAATAGTAAGTTATATGACAATAACACCTCTAAAGCCCTCAAACGGCAAAGCCATAAATGTGGTCATTGTGGGTTAAAAATGCTCAGTGACGAGAAGGTACATTTACATCATATAGATGGAAACCACCAAAACTGGAAAACTAAAAACCTTCTAGCAATTCACGAAAGCTGCCACGATTACATTCACATGAGCAAAAGCGAAAGCTAA
- the hetR gene encoding heterocyst differentiation master regulator HetR, whose protein sequence is MTNDIDLIKRLGPSAMDQIMLYLAFSAMRTSGHRHGAFLDAAATAAKCAIYMTYLEQGQNLRMTGHLHHLEPKRVKIIVEEVRLALTEGKLLKMLGSQEPRYLIQLPYVWMEKYPWIPGRSRVPGTSLTSEEKKQIEQKLPDNLPDAKLVSSFEFMELIDFLHKRSQEDLPPSHQMPLSEALAEHIKRRLLYSGTVTRIDCPWGMPFYALTRPFYAPADDQERTYTMVEDTARYFRMMKYWAERKPNTMRAVEELDIPPDWIEPAMEELDEIIRSWGDKYHKEGGVPMILQMVVGNKDE, encoded by the coding sequence ATGACCAACGACATCGATCTGATCAAGCGTCTTGGACCTAGTGCGATGGATCAGATCATGCTTTATCTGGCATTTAGTGCCATGCGTACAAGTGGCCATAGGCATGGAGCATTTTTAGATGCAGCCGCAACAGCAGCCAAGTGTGCAATTTACATGACTTATCTAGAGCAAGGACAAAATCTGCGAATGACTGGTCATTTGCACCACCTTGAGCCAAAACGAGTAAAAATCATTGTTGAAGAAGTAAGACTTGCTTTAACCGAAGGCAAACTGCTAAAAATGCTGGGTTCTCAAGAACCGCGCTATCTGATCCAACTTCCCTATGTCTGGATGGAAAAGTATCCTTGGATACCAGGAAGATCCCGCGTCCCCGGTACGAGTTTGACCAGTGAAGAGAAAAAACAAATTGAGCAAAAGCTCCCAGACAATCTTCCTGATGCGAAGTTAGTCTCCTCTTTTGAATTTATGGAGTTAATTGACTTTCTTCATAAGCGATCGCAGGAAGACCTACCCCCTAGCCATCAGATGCCCTTGAGTGAAGCATTAGCCGAACATATTAAGCGTCGTCTACTGTATTCAGGAACGGTAACACGCATTGATTGTCCCTGGGGAATGCCCTTTTATGCTCTCACCCGTCCGTTCTATGCTCCAGCCGATGACCAAGAACGTACATACACAATGGTCGAGGACACGGCTCGGTATTTCCGCATGATGAAATATTGGGCGGAGCGCAAACCAAACACAATGCGGGCTGTGGAAGAATTGGATATTCCACCTGATTGGATTGAGCCAGCAATGGAGGAACTAGATGAAATTATTCGGTCTTGGGGTGATAAATATCACAAAGAAGGCGGAGTTCCGATGATCTTACAGATGGTTGTTGGTAATAAAGATGAATAG
- a CDS encoding IS4 family transposase translates to MLPQSYQTIFRKHLSEQQYLTLEILLLLIQAHRQVKLSKLASLFPQPIKYESRKRNLQRFLGIGKLCVKLLWFPLIKYWIRQSLTPKQLNREQRRYFHKKQYQKYGYWMVALDRTQWKGRNIFMVTLVWGTHALPLYWETLNHVGNSNLQTQKRLIKTAIKLLKKCRIVVLADREFHSPKLAKWLDEQGVYFALRQKKNLYFQEKPEQEYQVLKNQGFKPGMSRFYEKVKCGKGDELGLFNIAVYWKRKYRNSGPKEPWYILTNLPTLQQTLCLYRCRWGIEQFFKDCKTGGYNLEDTKVNETRFLALVLLIVIAYSLATMHGQRMKKLGIETYAGRIQQHQDKYPRQSDFSFALYGQLWIYGMELWADLALNLINLKPHKRLFFQRGFQALSLMKQAL, encoded by the coding sequence ATGTTACCACAATCATATCAAACAATTTTCCGAAAGCATTTGAGTGAACAGCAGTATTTGACACTAGAGATATTGTTGTTATTAATACAGGCTCATCGCCAAGTAAAACTGTCAAAATTGGCCAGCTTGTTTCCCCAACCAATTAAATATGAAAGCAGGAAACGTAATCTACAAAGATTTTTAGGAATAGGTAAACTCTGCGTAAAATTATTATGGTTTCCATTGATAAAATATTGGATTAGACAATCGTTAACACCAAAACAACTGAATCGAGAACAGCGCCGTTATTTTCATAAAAAACAGTATCAAAAATATGGTTATTGGATGGTAGCACTGGATAGAACACAGTGGAAGGGGCGAAATATATTTATGGTGACATTGGTATGGGGTACTCATGCCCTACCACTATATTGGGAAACATTAAATCATGTCGGAAATAGTAATTTACAAACACAGAAAAGATTAATAAAGACAGCAATAAAGTTGTTAAAAAAATGTCGAATTGTGGTGTTAGCAGACAGAGAATTTCATAGTCCAAAACTGGCTAAATGGCTTGATGAGCAAGGAGTTTACTTCGCTTTACGCCAGAAGAAAAACCTTTATTTTCAAGAAAAACCTGAACAAGAATATCAAGTTCTTAAAAATCAAGGATTTAAGCCAGGAATGTCGAGATTTTATGAAAAAGTTAAATGTGGTAAAGGGGATGAATTAGGCTTATTTAATATCGCTGTTTATTGGAAGAGAAAATATCGGAACTCTGGACCAAAAGAACCTTGGTATATCTTGACGAATCTACCAACTCTCCAACAAACTTTATGCCTCTATAGATGTCGATGGGGAATTGAGCAATTCTTTAAGGATTGTAAAACTGGTGGTTATAATTTAGAGGATACTAAAGTAAATGAAACTCGCTTTTTAGCTTTAGTATTATTGATTGTCATTGCTTATAGTTTAGCCACTATGCACGGTCAACGGATGAAAAAATTAGGTATAGAGACTTATGCCGGACGTATTCAACAACATCAGGACAAGTACCCACGTCAAAGTGATTTTAGCTTTGCTCTCTACGGACAACTATGGATTTATGGTATGGAATTATGGGCTGATTTAGCTCTGAATTTAATCAATCTCAAGCCTCATAAACGCCTCTTTTTTCAACGGGGCTTTCAGGCTCTATCCCTTATGAAACAAGCTCTTTAG